One genomic window of Myxococcales bacterium includes the following:
- a CDS encoding serine/threonine protein kinase, with translation MKDPGLYVQSLVDLHQRSVEERRVAFRQAVTALARARVDDGPGPLEGLNPDLLALGIKAALSEGLVEDLDWLAPPAAGRALFLLAAALPVGPAQRDLGRRVLTRLFSGNAETFVAMATVMALSGGKGLASAGAHARVSLVTELPLMLGVADGPLALALVSRREFAREWITAPSTRSLPSRRLAARLLERAAREAAKRAAHGDAHALRVFRGDAIGAAFDRLLADRESLVWRHVAVARGLIAPWSPRTREEIESSVSPDLTPTEWRRAATSIAAYAAVRPDDAERMAARLFRGPLPGLDPGIGGAFVWGLPRVAEAEPDAAYLLLDFALRSAPQDVAESVLWTRDELGGSHFCDGAAKKVLGAMSTADVDDDGLREELRLDLSGAARKREPLRREVERALSAFASGGAQPAHSRGMALLEATKVAVAALDAAQEGTRREAAAGRRVALGVLRDLDASLLERNVLADLLRLETSQEKVAAGESALDALREHLGSWMLARQFAREGESPAGALDLVRIRALLHLVDGDASSSNDDPAQSARQKARWQATALAVLERVARGPEPMLRRAFIATLARCLDALVRAEELDVADAVLCAVDSLSTGTDLVALGEASMNPDMRHMLAEYVRFLGADTVTPTKARVSAATHDSLFPPPPDAEQAFPLVRPANSVDVRVAALGRFAEDLVSEGSARAEALRHVLVRLHAALVVLSKADALRGMGGGAMPDAEVVQNLEAAVVALAQVVRGARMRLEPAGKRTLRRESRLVSGGVRLLSVVVGRALVAGERVASGALAATLAELTRGLPWALATLVTKTASRLSDLPVEAPRADERARVVQGEALPSWLPARRALGAFFVQRPLGVGGSGSVFVANRLEDRHDPDAERFALKVPDYDASVARSVSEEQFLDMFRSEAMALVGLPPHPNLARFVNFDLAARPKPILVMELVEGLSLELAVESLALDMPRALRALSDLLAGLSVMHEAGLGHLDVKPSNVVLRDGEVAVLVDFGLSGRKLRPGCASGPYGAPEIWVHSADASPLAADVYAFGCLLFEVLMGEVLFDADQQVALVSSHLVHDGGPPKLSQLAARAGFERVAGLASHCLRRDPKNRPTIEQVRRGLAELSPALEVLPWPAIALSR, from the coding sequence GTGAAAGATCCTGGTCTGTACGTTCAGTCGCTCGTGGACCTGCACCAGCGGTCGGTCGAAGAGCGCAGGGTGGCCTTCCGCCAGGCGGTCACCGCCCTCGCCCGGGCACGGGTCGACGATGGGCCCGGGCCGCTGGAAGGCCTAAACCCGGACCTGTTGGCGCTGGGAATCAAGGCGGCCCTCTCCGAGGGGCTCGTCGAGGACCTCGACTGGCTGGCCCCACCCGCCGCGGGCCGCGCGCTGTTCCTGCTGGCCGCCGCGCTGCCCGTCGGTCCCGCGCAGCGTGACCTGGGGCGCCGCGTGCTCACCCGGCTCTTCTCGGGCAACGCCGAGACCTTCGTCGCCATGGCCACGGTGATGGCGCTCTCGGGAGGCAAGGGGCTCGCGTCCGCGGGCGCGCACGCGCGCGTCTCCCTCGTCACGGAGCTCCCGTTGATGCTCGGGGTCGCCGACGGCCCGCTCGCGCTCGCCCTGGTCTCTCGGCGCGAGTTCGCCCGCGAGTGGATCACCGCCCCCTCGACCCGGTCCCTGCCGTCACGCCGGCTCGCGGCCAGGCTCCTCGAGCGCGCCGCGCGCGAGGCCGCGAAGCGGGCCGCTCACGGCGACGCTCACGCGCTCCGCGTGTTTCGCGGCGACGCGATCGGCGCGGCCTTCGACCGCCTCCTCGCCGACCGCGAGTCGCTCGTCTGGCGCCACGTCGCCGTCGCCCGCGGCCTCATCGCGCCATGGAGCCCCCGAACGCGGGAAGAAATCGAGAGCTCGGTCTCGCCCGACCTCACCCCCACCGAGTGGCGGCGCGCGGCGACCTCCATCGCCGCGTACGCGGCCGTGCGACCGGACGACGCCGAGCGCATGGCCGCGCGGCTCTTTCGCGGCCCGCTCCCGGGCCTCGACCCCGGCATCGGGGGGGCGTTCGTGTGGGGCCTACCGCGCGTCGCGGAGGCCGAGCCGGACGCCGCGTACCTGCTGCTCGATTTCGCCCTCCGGAGCGCCCCGCAAGACGTCGCGGAGTCGGTGCTCTGGACCCGTGACGAGCTCGGCGGCAGCCATTTCTGCGACGGCGCGGCGAAGAAGGTCCTCGGCGCGATGTCCACGGCCGACGTCGACGACGACGGCCTACGCGAGGAGCTGCGCCTCGACCTCTCCGGCGCGGCGCGAAAGCGCGAGCCGCTGCGGCGCGAGGTGGAGCGGGCCCTCTCGGCGTTCGCATCCGGAGGCGCGCAGCCCGCCCACTCGCGCGGCATGGCGTTGCTCGAGGCCACGAAGGTCGCGGTGGCCGCGCTCGACGCTGCCCAGGAGGGGACTCGGCGCGAGGCCGCGGCGGGTCGGCGCGTCGCGCTCGGCGTCCTGCGCGACCTCGACGCGTCGCTCCTCGAACGCAACGTCCTCGCCGATCTGCTGCGGCTCGAGACGAGCCAGGAGAAGGTCGCGGCGGGCGAGTCCGCGCTCGACGCTCTGCGCGAGCACCTGGGCTCCTGGATGCTCGCCCGCCAGTTCGCGCGCGAGGGCGAGAGCCCCGCGGGCGCGCTCGATCTCGTGCGGATTCGGGCGCTCCTCCACCTGGTCGACGGGGACGCGTCCAGCTCGAACGACGATCCGGCGCAGTCGGCCCGCCAGAAGGCGCGCTGGCAAGCGACCGCGCTCGCGGTGCTGGAGCGCGTCGCGAGGGGGCCCGAGCCGATGCTGCGTCGCGCGTTCATCGCGACCCTGGCCCGGTGCTTGGACGCCCTGGTCCGCGCGGAAGAGCTCGACGTCGCGGACGCGGTGCTCTGCGCGGTCGACAGCCTCTCCACCGGGACCGACCTCGTCGCGCTCGGCGAGGCGTCCATGAACCCCGACATGCGCCACATGCTCGCCGAGTACGTGCGCTTCCTCGGGGCGGACACGGTCACCCCGACGAAGGCGCGCGTCTCGGCCGCGACGCACGACTCGCTCTTCCCGCCACCGCCCGACGCCGAGCAGGCGTTCCCGCTCGTTCGGCCGGCCAACTCGGTCGACGTCCGCGTCGCCGCGCTCGGGCGGTTCGCCGAGGACCTCGTCTCCGAGGGCTCCGCGCGCGCCGAGGCGCTCCGGCATGTGCTGGTGCGACTCCACGCCGCGCTCGTGGTGCTCTCCAAGGCGGACGCCCTCCGCGGGATGGGCGGGGGCGCGATGCCCGACGCCGAGGTGGTCCAGAACCTCGAGGCCGCCGTCGTCGCGCTCGCGCAGGTCGTTCGAGGGGCACGCATGAGGCTCGAGCCCGCGGGCAAACGCACGCTCCGCCGCGAGTCGCGGCTCGTCTCCGGGGGCGTGAGGCTCCTTTCTGTCGTCGTGGGGCGCGCGCTCGTGGCGGGTGAGCGGGTCGCTTCCGGGGCGCTCGCCGCCACCCTCGCCGAGCTCACGCGCGGGCTGCCCTGGGCGCTCGCCACGCTCGTCACCAAGACGGCGAGCCGGCTCTCCGACCTGCCGGTCGAGGCGCCGCGCGCCGACGAGCGGGCGCGCGTGGTCCAGGGCGAGGCGCTGCCGTCGTGGCTCCCGGCGCGGCGAGCCCTCGGCGCGTTCTTCGTGCAGCGCCCGCTCGGCGTGGGCGGCTCGGGCTCGGTCTTCGTCGCCAACCGCCTCGAAGATCGCCACGACCCCGACGCGGAGCGGTTCGCGCTGAAGGTGCCCGACTACGACGCGAGCGTGGCGCGGTCGGTCTCCGAGGAGCAGTTCCTCGACATGTTCCGGTCGGAGGCGATGGCGCTCGTGGGCCTCCCCCCGCACCCGAACCTCGCCCGCTTCGTCAACTTCGACCTCGCCGCGCGCCCGAAGCCCATCCTGGTCATGGAGCTCGTCGAGGGGCTCTCGCTCGAGCTGGCCGTCGAGTCGCTCGCCCTCGACATGCCGCGAGCCCTGCGCGCGCTCAGCGACCTCCTCGCGGGACTGTCCGTGATGCACGAGGCGGGCCTCGGGCACCTCGACGTGAAGCCCTCCAACGTCGTGCTGCGCGATGGGGAGGTCGCGGTGCTCGTGGACTTCGGGCTGTCGGGGCGCAAGCTGCGTCCCGGGTGCGCCTCCGGGCCCTACGGAGCCCCCGAGATCTGGGTCCACTCCGCCGACGCCTCACCGCTGGCGGCCGACGTCTACGCCTTTGGCTGCCTGCTCTTCGAGGTGCTCATGGGCGAGGTGCTCTTCGACGCCGAT